In Chelonia mydas isolate rCheMyd1 chromosome 20, rCheMyd1.pri.v2, whole genome shotgun sequence, a single genomic region encodes these proteins:
- the LOC119564289 gene encoding myosin light polypeptide 6-like, whose translation MCDFTEDQTAEFKEAFQLFDRIGDGKILYSQCGDVIRALGQNPTNAEVMKVLGNPKSDEMNIKTLSFEQFLPMMQTIAKNKDQGCFEDNMEGLRVFDKEGNSSEMRAEIRHFLVTLGETEKEVGDPGGQA comes from the exons atg TGCGATTTCACCGAGGATCAGACGGCCG AGTTCAAGGAGGCTTTCCAGCTCTTTGACCGAATCGGGGATGGCAAGATCCTATACAGCCAGTGTGGGGACGTGATAAGGGCCCTAGGCCAGAACCCCACCAACGCTGAGGTCATGAAGGTGCTGGGGAACCCCAAGAGCGATG AGATGAACATCAAGACGCTGAGCTTCGAGCAGTTCCTGCCCATGATGCAGACCATCGCCAAGAACAAGGACCAGGGCTGCTTCGAGGACAACATGGAGGGGCTGCGGGTCTTCGACAAGGAGGGGAACAGCTCTGAAATGAGGGCAGAGATCCGCCACTTCCTCGTGACACTGG GGGAGACGGAGAAAGAGGTTGGAGATCCTGGTGGCCAGGCATGA